Within Cyprinus carpio isolate SPL01 chromosome A7, ASM1834038v1, whole genome shotgun sequence, the genomic segment TCATCTATAGCCTCTGAATACAAAACACAGCCCAGTTCCGCTCATAAATTATTATCAAAAACTAATCTTGTATCCATGATGAAGCTATTTTTCAAAACCAACCTGAAGGGGGTTCAAAGTAGCCCTCTGACTCCTCCTCTATAGGCTCAGAGTCATTGTGCGCTGTACGTTTGTGAATGACTAGTGTGGAAATCTGCTTGTACATCTTTCCACAGTGGTTGCACTTGTAGGGTTTGCAGGGAGTGTGCACTACATTATGTTTGTATAGACTTGAGTACTCAGTGAATCGCTTGTCACAACCAGGAACTGTGCAAACATACGGCCTCTCTCCTGCATGCAATAAAGACACTGGTTTAGATATTTCACAGAGTTACATTCAGGGTTACATTtaggttagataaaaaaattataatgaaagaaTTCAAATAAGTAGTTCAGCCAAAacggaaattctgtcattatatacTTCCCCACATGTCTTTTCAAATCCATAGGAGTTTAATTGTTAACAACtgtaatttctgggtgaactatccctttaaggctaaaGAGGAGCATACACACCTGTATGGATCCGTATGTGGTTCTTGTAATTTGTTGCGCTGGCAAAGGCCCGATTGCAGCCTGGCTCTgtgcagtgatacggtttctctcctgtgtgtgtgCGGACGTGCACCTTACAGATGTTTGAGGTAGTAAAGGATCGTCCACAGCCCGGGAATGGACATAGAAACGGTTTCTCTCCTAAAAGAACAGAGAACAAATAAAGCAGTGGAAGGAGTCCACTAAAGTATATTGGTAAAAGGGCAGTTAATATGACAAACCTTTCAAATGAAAAGCTTTTCAAATTCTTATGCATGCATCCTTTTGTGATAGTTTAACACAGTACAGTGCGATTCATATTTGCATGAaatgattcagattcagattcagaaatCTGAAGAAATGTACCCGTGTGAATTCTGGTGTGCTTTTGAAGGTCCCCTGAGGTCTTGAAAGATTTCTTACAGTCCATCTCCTGACAGcggtaaggtttttctccagtgtgcgTCCTGATGTGACTTTTCAAACCATAACCTAGAAGAAAATGAAAGCACTTTaaagcatttcaaaatgtaatttatttctgtgatggcaaagctgaattttcagcagtcttcagtgtcatatgatacataaaaaaatccttttaacatgctgacttgctgctcaagaaacatttattattattattaatgttgaaaacagttgtgctgcttcatatttttggggaaactgtgatactcttttttttttttaacagagaaagaacagcatttacttgaaataaaaattataaatgtctgtactgtcacttttaatcaatgtaatgCAAGTGTTTTTGTTACCTGTTGCAAACCTTTTTCCACAGCCGGGTAAGTCACAACAGTATGGCTTGTCACCAGTATGCACTCTTTCATGTacctgaaaaaaaggaaaaaaaaaagtgaacatctCACATAAAACATAACGCATTGCATTTGTAATGCCATCCTGCTTTTATTTACAAGCACAAATATACAAGCCATAATAACCTTAAGATGATTTGCAGTGGTGTAAAGCTTTCCACATCCGTCATAATTACACCGAAAACATTTCTCTCCCGGCTGCTGCGCATTACGACGAATTCCTTGACCCTGAAGAACGATCTAAAAAGAGGAAGGATAAACATTTTTGAGCAACTCCGAGTTTGTCTAATGACATTTTTATGTTGCATGGGAAATGATTTTCTCACCTGCATCTCCACAACACTGTGAGGATCACTGGTGATCAGCTCAGAGTCTGCGTAAGAGTCAATTTCTTCAATCTGCAggaattaattataattacactttacatatttattttttaagcgaGCAAGTGAGACTGATTGTGcaaaaaataatgtacaatatatgATATTTAACAATGCTCCCTAATTTAATATCGCCCGCAAAATCAATGCAAATGTATTTTGAATTGCATTAACCTTGGTTGTGTACTGCTCCAAAGCATTGATTGTTTCTTGGTCAATGGCTGCATCTGTGTGCAGATCTGCTACTGTGCCATTCGTCTGGATGGCTAGAATGGTGTTTGGTTGTGACATCTGAACAGCATGATGAATGTAAGCGGTAGAGCCGTCCTCTAACTGCACCGCCTGCAGGGTATTGGGTTCATATGTATCTGCCAATGCAATATTGATATAAAGACAGGCCataaaccaattaaaaaacaTGTTCATCCATATCCCATTTAATATCTTGCTGCATAGTGAAAACAGAAGAAATGAAAAACCTTTCCCAGTGTGGTGGATGTAAGCAGTAGTTCCATCCTCCAGCTGCACTGTCTGAGCATCCTCCAGTCTTAAGCTCTCATTaccaacaacatcacacacagatGAGCCCGTCCAGTTATTTGACTCATCTAgtgtgaatataaaaacatacaaaaaaattaacatcataagcctgttcataataataataataataataataaagtagatCGCGTCTGGTGAATCTAACATGAAGATTTGCTACATAAAACGTAAAAATACCTGCTTTTGGAACAGCAATGTGTTGCACATAAGCAGAAGACCCATCTTCTAACTGGATCACCTGTCCTTCaactatattgctgtctggggAAAACAACCAGCACTCAGTTAATGTcaactgtgtttaaaaaaaataaatacttccattttattattattatttgtttctgattatttaaaaaaaaaaatcaataaagaaatacaGGAGTTAAAGATTATAGACACTTCATGATcattttcaataaatgttttaattatcttAGCTGTCTTGTTATGTTTGGCTAACAGATAtgaaagcccatttccaccatgaaatataaaaaaaatatatatatagtatttgcatttttttccccagaatctcacaattctgggttCATAGCTCAGTTTGTTTCTtgcaatgtaataaataaataaataaaaaaactgcatgatATAATCTCAgattatttctcacaattctgacattttttcctcagaattctgagtttacatctcacaattgttttggattttttttttaccataaaaagGCTACTTTTTCCTCACATTTCTGATGTTTTTCACacagttgcaagtttatatctcacaactccgACTTTtcatctcagaattgcaagtttataactcacaaatctgaaaaagtctgaattgatAGATAAAATATcgcaaaaacctttttttattccatggtggaaaccagccttccataaatatattataataataaaaatatattaaaataataaacaaaaaaattaaactaataaacaaatcattttgaGATCCTGTACCTGAACTAGTTGACAATGTCATGGGTTTGAATCCCAGAGAACACATCACTGTTATTGTAAATGCGAATATTTTACAGAAATTCTAGAAAGAATGTGCTCAAATATGACTAAAAATGAGCTAACCAACAACTTTGCTAttcaatatgtttatttatttcctttagaAGGTGATGCTGAGTTTTAAATCTCAAAAGAGTCTCGGATGAGCAATGTTTCTGGAGGCACAGTAACAGACACACCTTGAGTGTTGTGAGGTATATATGCAGTGGACCCATCTGCTAAAGTCACAGCCTGCAGACTGACCGTGTCCATGCCCTGATCACAATCTGAATCATTAACACCACAATTAGAGAGAGGCACAGATCATGATAACTGTAATAAAGCATACGCTACCATTTAAatatctcttctgctcaccaaagctgcgtttacttgataaaaatacagtaaaaatatcaaaactgtgaaaaattattatagttccaaataactgttttctattttaaatatatgttatgatgtaatttactcctgtgatggcaaagctgaattttcagtcttcactTTCACATGGtctttcaggaatcattctaatattcttatttggtgctcaagaaacatttcttattatttaaaaataataatgattatatatatatatatatatatatatatatatatatatatatatatatatatatatatatatatatatatataaatatatataaaatgtaaaagtatactGTCACTTGTAATCAATTTTATGCaccctgaataaaagtattaatttctttaaaaagtaacttgctgacctcaaacttttgaatggcagtgtatgcaCATCCTTCCCTTTAATAAAATGCCAACTTTGAAAAGAAACTGTTTAGAAATTGTGCAGCTCTGACCTGCAATCCCCACAGTCTCGGTTAAGCAGAGCGTGACTTCCTGAGCATCTCCCTCATGCTGGAAATCTGCTGACTGATTTATCTGAGCCAGCAGCATTATAACCTTGGAGAAATCAAAGGTTAGCCCTCATGCTGGAAATCTGCTGACTGATTTATCTGAGCCAGAATAAAAAATGATGGAACTGTGGTCtcagaatgtatatatattattgatgGAACATGGTTATAAAAGATTCTTGAACTCCACAAATTTGTCCACAAAAACAtggtataaaaatgaatatagtgCTACACTTTCCGTAGAGGTTCAGAAAGCAGATAGCACTGAATGCTGGCAGCTGCTAAATGTCATTCTACAAAACAGTGTCATTTGTATCTCTCTTTTTTAATTCCCCTCAGTTgtaatgtgcattttaaattgGCCTCAGTtgtaatgttgtattattttgggttaattaattctaaaattgtattaatttgccttaattttttaattattttcagtttaaatgtaaaatatacagtattataataattctaatattacAAATGTCAACATGGGAATTAAACACATTGCTCCTTCTTATCTGGCCCATCATGCTATTTCATGTTACTTGTACTTATTTGTCCTATTTATGTAGATGAATCACTTACGAAGATGTTATTTATCGTATTAACCCTGTAATATCTGACATATAAaaaatttctgattttatttattttattttttaaatggaacagtttattaaatgttttaagcaAAACTCTAAAAGAAACTCTAAATATAAAGTctgcaaatgtgttttatgtttttgtgatgtttcatGATACATAAGGCTTTTATGGCTAATAAAGTATGATATAGGCTTTTGTGGTTAATTTTGTGTGAGATATGGTAGTGTGTTTTATGgctttgattgtttaaaaaaagttcgtgaatttttgtgaattttatttatatgatctgagcaaaaatatgcaaattggTGCCAATGTATATGACTTGTATATCTCCTAATAATATGTCTTAGAAagataatgatatttaaaattttatgatcaaagctctgtagttttaattaacatataATGCAAAGCAATACAATGATGAGAGAGAAATGAACAAATCAacgacctaaaaaaaaaagtctaatgaaTTTGCTAAAAAGATGGATAATCAAGTTAACCTAAATTACTACAGTCCACTAAATgtttcatcttgaaatattaataatacaaaaaaaaaaaaaaaagtttttacaaagCATCCAAGGAGGCGAGAAGGTAGGGGGCATGCTGATAAATACATCCCTATAATCGAGAACCAGCAGAAAAATAGCGGACACATTTCCTTTCTTTCTCACACTGAATGAAAAACACAACTTAGCTTatttctaaagtaaaaaaaaactaactttttctttaatttttttccccttaaatacTTAATATGTGAACCAAAATGTAGTGTTATGGATAATAATACCCAAGTATTTGTACTCTGACACTGTAGTTATTTGGCTCCCCTGAGAAGTCCAGAGAAGTTTtagaatttgaaaatataatttttttattattattattatttttttatttttaatattaatttttattattatttttttttttgtttatatctaGTATTTAAGGAAGTATGTAAAGAAGCCACAGATTGTTGCTTAGAGGGGGATGAGCAATAAATGATACtatcatctgcataaaaatgGAACCTTgcatt encodes:
- the LOC109109664 gene encoding zinc finger protein 143-like isoform X2, with the translated sequence MLLAQINQSADFQHEGDAQEVTLCLTETVGIADCDQGMDTVSLQAVTLADGSTAYIPHNTQDSNIVEGQVIQLEDGSSAYVQHIAVPKADESNNWTGSSVCDVVGNESLRLEDAQTVQLEDGTTAYIHHTGKDTYEPNTLQAVQLEDGSTAYIHHAVQMSQPNTILAIQTNGTVADLHTDAAIDQETINALEQYTTKIEEIDSYADSELITSDPHSVVEMQIVLQGQGIRRNAQQPGEKCFRCNYDGCGKLYTTANHLKVHERVHTGDKPYCCDLPGCGKRFATGYGLKSHIRTHTGEKPYRCQEMDCKKSFKTSGDLQKHTRIHTGEKPFLCPFPGCGRSFTTSNICKVHVRTHTGEKPYHCTEPGCNRAFASATNYKNHIRIHTGERPYVCTVPGCDKRFTEYSSLYKHNVVHTPCKPYKCNHCGKMYKQISTLVIHKRTAHNDSEPIEEESEGYFEPPSEAIDDPSLTVSPVKCEDTCPEMDSEISDVTEQQHVTLITQDGASQAIGSVITMLTQDGSVITIPPTESLLSSAEAHSVTVVSEDGTEGQMTAMMPEFTSSRNIQDEFSAHPITLLATSNGTQIAVQLNEQTSLEEALRIASSLQGSETTEMSN
- the LOC109109664 gene encoding zinc finger protein 143-like isoform X3, with amino-acid sequence MLLAQINQSADFQHEGDAQEVTLCLTETVGIADSNIVEGQVIQLEDGSSAYVQHIAVPKADESNNWTGSSVCDVVGNESLRLEDAQTVQLEDGTTAYIHHTGKALADTYEPNTLQAVQLEDGSTAYIHHAVQMSQPNTILAIQTNGTVADLHTDAAIDQETINALEQYTTKIEEIDSYADSELITSDPHSVVEMQIVLQGQGIRRNAQQPGEKCFRCNYDGCGKLYTTANHLKVHERVHTGDKPYCCDLPGCGKRFATGYGLKSHIRTHTGEKPYRCQEMDCKKSFKTSGDLQKHTRIHTGEKPFLCPFPGCGRSFTTSNICKVHVRTHTGEKPYHCTEPGCNRAFASATNYKNHIRIHTGERPYVCTVPGCDKRFTEYSSLYKHNVVHTPCKPYKCNHCGKMYKQISTLVIHKRTAHNDSEPIEEESEGYFEPPSEAIDDPSLTVSPVKCEDTCPEMDSEISDVTEQQHVTLITQDGASQAIGSVITMLTQDGSVITIPPTESLLSSAEAHSVTVVSEDGTEGQMTAMMPEFTSSRNIQDEFSAHPITLLATSNGTQIAVQLNEQTSLEEALRIASSLQGSETTEMSN
- the LOC109109664 gene encoding zinc finger protein 143-like isoform X1, whose protein sequence is MLLAQINQSADFQHEGDAQEVTLCLTETVGIADCDQGMDTVSLQAVTLADGSTAYIPHNTQDSNIVEGQVIQLEDGSSAYVQHIAVPKADESNNWTGSSVCDVVGNESLRLEDAQTVQLEDGTTAYIHHTGKALADTYEPNTLQAVQLEDGSTAYIHHAVQMSQPNTILAIQTNGTVADLHTDAAIDQETINALEQYTTKIEEIDSYADSELITSDPHSVVEMQIVLQGQGIRRNAQQPGEKCFRCNYDGCGKLYTTANHLKVHERVHTGDKPYCCDLPGCGKRFATGYGLKSHIRTHTGEKPYRCQEMDCKKSFKTSGDLQKHTRIHTGEKPFLCPFPGCGRSFTTSNICKVHVRTHTGEKPYHCTEPGCNRAFASATNYKNHIRIHTGERPYVCTVPGCDKRFTEYSSLYKHNVVHTPCKPYKCNHCGKMYKQISTLVIHKRTAHNDSEPIEEESEGYFEPPSEAIDDPSLTVSPVKCEDTCPEMDSEISDVTEQQHVTLITQDGASQAIGSVITMLTQDGSVITIPPTESLLSSAEAHSVTVVSEDGTEGQMTAMMPEFTSSRNIQDEFSAHPITLLATSNGTQIAVQLNEQTSLEEALRIASSLQGSETTEMSN